A section of the Planctomycetota bacterium genome encodes:
- a CDS encoding NAD(P)H-dependent oxidoreductase subunit E — protein VLQDVQERFGYLPPAALRETSRRTRIPLSRVWGVVSFYAQFYTEPRGKHTVRCCRGTACHVKGAGRILDAVQRELGIEESETTPDMIFYLETVACLGTCFLAPVMMIDSTYYGRLTPQRIASVLRTYRTREA, from the coding sequence GTGCTGCAGGACGTGCAGGAGCGTTTCGGCTACCTGCCGCCGGCGGCCTTACGGGAGACCAGCCGCCGGACGCGCATCCCGCTGAGCCGCGTCTGGGGCGTCGTCTCCTTCTACGCCCAGTTCTACACGGAGCCCCGCGGCAAGCACACCGTCCGCTGCTGCCGCGGCACGGCGTGCCACGTCAAGGGCGCCGGCCGCATCCTCGACGCCGTCCAGCGCGAACTCGGCATCGAAGAGAGCGAAACGACGCCCGACATGATCTTCTACCTCGAAACCGTGGCGTGCCTGGGCACGTGTTTCCTGGCGCCCGTGATGATGATTGACTCGACGTACTACGGGCGGCTGACGCCCCAGCGGATCGCAAGCGTCCTCCGGACCTATAGGACCCGCGAAGCGTGA